From the Catharus ustulatus isolate bCatUst1 chromosome 2, bCatUst1.pri.v2, whole genome shotgun sequence genome, the window GGCAGAATTTTGAAGGCGGAAGACAGACTGGACCAAGCCGTTTCTCCCCACGTGGTcagaaattcttccttcttCACACAGTGTGCTTCCCAGACCAGCAGGTGTACCCCAGGAATAAGAGAGACAAAGCTAGCTCTAAACActccctctgccccctcctctccccaacAAAAGAGGCTGCTCAATGTCAGCAGTGGAATGGTTAAAGACAGGGAGTACATCAGGTTTTCAGTCTCTCAACCAGCCCACTAGATTAAGAAGTAGCCTGGTTACTCCCTCTCTCCTGAAAAAGATCGAGGAAAATGAAAGACCTAAAATGCTGAAGACTtacctcctttccttcccttcccccatcCCATAGCCTTGTTCTCTAAGCAGAGAATAGGCAATGAACTCTGAGGAggctgaagaaaaggaaaatcaggggCTACCTGAATCCCTGGGAATCTGGTGGTTACCCTGGTGCCCTCATTCATTCCCTTTGAGGTTCAGAGACCTGTTTGGAATAGTACACAGAGAGGGCCTCCCTTAAGGACTCAGAAGCAACCAGGGATACAGAAGACACAGGAACCACCATGAGGGTACACACCATTCCAGGGATGGCCCAAACCACAAACAGGGCAAGACTTCCCTTCAGCCAAGGCCCCAAGGGCTGGGGGAAACTGGGACaaggccctggcagggggaagagagctcctgcagcattACTGAGGTCTCATGTGAATTTacttcttcttcctctcctggGAACAGCGAGGGCAGAACCTGTTAGAAAGGGAAGACCAAAGCCAACATTTAGGGCATGACATGAGCCTCAAGTACATGGTCCCAAAAGACCTTTTCCAAGGTCTCTGACAAAGCCTttattcaaattttctttttaatgatatCTTCTAAGTGTGTATATAGAGCACTTTTCCCCCTGCCACCTAGGACCTCCCCTTTCCAAATGCCAATGGGCCCCCCAGGCTGCTTCACTCACCATTTTCCTCTTGGCTTTGTTGTCAGACCCACACAGGCAAAATGAAACCATTCAATGGAACACTGTTGGGGTGAAAAGCAGCCAGTTAAAGAgcagtttccttctgaaatatttttttttgggttACCAGAGTTTCCcagcatttacagtaatttcacgattataagccgcacctgattataagccgcatgtcccggtgtcggcaactgtcttgggttacagtacagggtgtgataaaaggtatcgattctatcaccatctgttgagggtgggggcagtgatccttatctccgcgggagatattctgctaacaggccatccattgaaaccaggcagggcattgttctttatcttttcacaacccatccttcctctagcaagtcattttctgctaatggcccattgaatcccactgtgtgactgataaaattacagtaatttcgcaaatacaagccgcagcaatttgacaaaaattttggtggaaacccggaagtgcggctaatagtcgggggcagctaatatgtgaataattttctgacttttacaaccccagacgtgccagccagggcgccgagccaagcacctgccagtaaaagctggcattccgcgattgttacagtgttactgggctgccctggttccctgcaggcagcatgggggaagggagagaggcgggagagctctcttcttccctcctctgccgcagcccagggcaggacgGGGAGggggggcgctgccattgccgcggctcggggagccgacgggagccccgcgcagccattgctgtggcccggggaggaggcggggtgctttgtccgcgcccgccgctggcgccacgggtgcgggaaagctccgtccccgcccgccgccgctgccgtaggagcgggggaagctccgtccctgcctgccaccgcggggcagcgccgacccggggtgaccgagcccagtggcagcggcgatcggccccgagcggcagcaccgggctgggccacctggccccgtcagcagcccctagcgggccgagcctgcacagccttagctcagccagtaaaccccgccctcccgcggttctgttactaattgcacacgggtccttgctgcgaacgacagagcggcttatattcgggcgcggtttatttatggacaaaaaccgaaatatttgccaacacccagagatgcggcttatactcagtgcggcttgtattcgtgaatttactgtatttcatcccattggaagttgctccagccagggggaagagtccaacatttcttaccaagataaaaacagaggttttgggacactaaaggagcccctttctccactggactccagaggaaaaccagatttctccacatcaccactggacctctggagggaaactgtaccttctgcaggagcactgcttcaactgaatcacatctgtcactgcaagaggactgcaggCACCATTTAATggcactgctaccaacaccctgcctgacagggtgtcaggttgtactctgactttgtcagggtttggggtttgtttcattgtagtactgtatttctattttaatttccctagtaaagaactgttattcctaagTCCCATATgttgcctgaaagccccttgatttcaaaattataataatttggagggagggggtttacattctccatttcaaagagaggttcctgcctttctcagcagacacctgtcctccaaactaaaacagcaacttttcgttctttgtccatatataagccgcacccgattataagccgcacttcaggtttggaccaaaatttcagtcaaaatggtgcagcttataatcatgaaattactgtaatcacaaACTCCTAAATCACTAGCAGTGATCAAGGATTGAATACTCACACCCAACCTACATTGTGTTAGCAAGGAGAAGTCCCCTTCTCCCTTGCTAAgtttagggagaaaaaaacattttaggaAAACCCTGAAGAAAGAGGCCCTTCAGCAGTCATCGCTCCTCTGCCCATCCCAACAACCTGAGGTAAGCCTCTCCTTGTCACTGCTTACTGTTGCAGACAAGACTTGCCATGCAAGACTCATCTCCACTCCGTTCCCTCCCATTTCCACCACATGCAGGCTCTTACATCTGGGTTGTCACAGCCAATCATCTCCCCATAGGAGACCTGGTGGCAGAGGCAGTAAGTGGGCTCATTGGGGTCCACGGGCATATCCAGTACATCCGAGGGGTGAACATTTCCAAAGGTGACTGAAGGCATCCCATACTCTGTGCTACTGCAGGACAGGAATAAAGTAAGTCAGCAAAGTAAATGGTTTTGTGTATCTTCATGTGTCCCAAGACAGTGCCTTTGTTTGCCAGAGACAGATAATTCTCTTACATAAGCACCCAAGGGGACCTGCTTTCCCCTTCAATCCACACTCCCCcgaaagaacaaaaaagtttCCTTCTTCTTGCTTCCCAAGAAAGGACAGAGGACACACAGTTCCAGCCTGGGGATCTCAGGGAAGCCTGGCTAGGCCTGCCTTGGTCTGATTTCTAGTGCTGTTTCTCATTCCCTCAAGTCCCTTAAACACTTACGTGCGGACAAGCTTCAATTTCTTTTGGGCAGTTTTTGGTGCTTCCTCATCAGAGTTTTTCCCTTTAGAGCGAGCACGGgcagcttttttctctttctgggcTCGGCCCTCTGGTAAGAGAAAAAGGTATTGCATCTGTCACCCCACCAAAACAGACACCTGACAGTGACAACCTCTGCAGCACTAAAATACACTCCCCTACTTTGAAATGTATATTGGTTTTGGGCCGTGCACCCCATCTTAATTTATCTAGCGGCCTTGAATACGGTCATACAAGAAGAGCCCAGGTCACCATCTTTTTACCTGTCCTTCAGACTCCAGCGCAACAGTCTTTGATCTGCACCACTCCAGTGCCTGCCTTCATCCCCACCACTTCCATAGTCACTTGGCTGCCTCCTGAATCAATCTGCAGCCCAGTGGTGGTACTCACTCTTCTTGCCCTTGCTGGAAGAACTGTCATAGTCACTCGACTCTATCTGCTTCTCCTTCAGGTCTGCTTCAAAGCGAGCGAGGTCTGTGTCCAGCCGCCGAATGTGCTTATCGACCTGCAAAGACAGCAGTGACCAGAGGTTACCacaggacagagcccaggaaaGCAAAGAGAGGACAAAGAGGGGACAAAGGTGCAGGGGGCTTGCAATAAAGAGCTGAGAAGCAAGAGTGGGCATGGCCTAAAAATGAGAGATGGGTGGTTTTAGTTCGGGTGTTCACATAAGCATGAAACACTTCCCTTCATACCATCTCGTAGGTCTGCATAGCCAGCTGAACCTTGTcatccccaaattccttgcACTTTCCATAGGCTTCCTGGATTTGCTTGAGAAGCCCcagtttttcctctgaagaCAAAGTCCGTGCATTGCTGATATACTCCGTGGCCAACTTATCAATCTCTGACTTGAGGTCTGAAACGAGTGAACCATTAAATACACAAACACCACACACACTACAGAGCCCTCCATGAGAAGAGACTGATTTACTGGAGCAGCTACAGGCCTCCTCCCCTGCCTGGAGATCCCCACAACAAAGGCAAAGCATAACAAAGCCGGTCAAGCTACATACTCCTTGTCTTGGCAACAAAACCATCTCTAATCCTCACCTTCTGTCCTCTGATCCAGATCTCGCATGAGTTGGAAGTTTCTCTGTAATTCAAATGGCAGGTTCTCAATacctgcagagaaaagcagaatacaTGGAGAAATCGGGTTCTTGTCCACAATGCCAAGGTAGCAACAAAGCTAACCAGTAATAACAGACACACCCCTCTGGTGCAAATCAGCCTGCTTCCATTTGTTGCCAGCCCCAAAGGAGACaaactataaaaatattatatatttaatgCAGAAGCATACTTCTAGAGTACATATTAGTTAGGAGAAAACTACTGCCATGCAGAAAGATCCACACTAAGAAAGCAGAAACCCAAAATCTGTATGAGTGTCAGTCATTATAATACAACATCTCCATCCAGAAACTCCACTCAGTAATGAAAAAACAGCACAACAGCTGGTAAATAAAGCCATTTAGTTATTTCTATAAAAGCATGTAATAATTAAGTTGATCAAATGCTAATTCATTGAAAAGTGAATTCATTTAATGCATTCATTTAACATACAGGGGACATTG encodes:
- the ING4 gene encoding inhibitor of growth protein 4 isoform X1, which encodes MPQRPGCPRGRPEQLRRARNGGASGAEVPGQAGGSGFAAGQSRFRGARTSASRRKRRCVRLKMAAGMYLEHYLDSIENLPFELQRNFQLMRDLDQRTEDLKSEIDKLATEYISNARTLSSEEKLGLLKQIQEAYGKCKEFGDDKVQLAMQTYEMVDKHIRRLDTDLARFEADLKEKQIESSDYDSSSSKGKKKGRAQKEKKAARARSKGKNSDEEAPKTAQKKLKLVRTSTEYGMPSVTFGNVHPSDVLDMPVDPNEPTYCLCHQVSYGEMIGCDNPDCSIEWFHFACVGLTTKPRGKWFCPRCSQERKKK
- the ING4 gene encoding inhibitor of growth protein 4 isoform X2; this translates as MRDLDQRTEDLKSEIDKLATEYISNARTLSSEEKLGLLKQIQEAYGKCKEFGDDKVQLAMQTYEMVDKHIRRLDTDLARFEADLKEKQIESSDYDSSSSKGKKKGRAQKEKKAARARSKGKNSDEEAPKTAQKKLKLVRTSTEYGMPSVTFGNVHPSDVLDMPVDPNEPTYCLCHQVSYGEMIGCDNPDCSIEWFHFACVGLTTKPRGKWFCPRCSQERKKK